ataGTGACTTTCTGTTCTCATAACTCCAGAATTATTTGTATAGGTTGCGGGCATCTGGACGTCCTTATCTGGCCTATCACCCAGGATTGCTTAGAGATACTCTAGCTTTTCATGGTTGTGCTGAACTGTTCCAGGTTTGTATGCTTAGAATTGTTGTGTTCCAGTATCAAGTCTGTATGACTTTGCTTCCAGTATCTATCTAACTTTCCTTTGACTGGTGGTTAATTTGTTCATTTCTAGGATATTCATACAGAGCTGATTCAGTATAGAAGGAATCAGATGATTAAACGAGGAACAGTAAAGGAGCCGCTAACAGTTGATTCAGTGTCCAGGAAGATGGCTGGTCTGTGTCCGCTCATGCCCGAAGAGGTGAGCTTGCTTATAACAGTGCTGTCTGTTTGCTCACTATAAATTTGGATGAAACGGTTGATCAATCATATACATTAGGGAAAATTCGCATGTTTATGAATAATTGGTACTGCTGTGCTTGCAGATCCATGGATTCCAAGAATAGGGCCTTTCTTTTTGGTTCTGCTATCAAGATATATTTTCATTACACATAGAAGAAATCTGAGGCTGACAAAATATAAGAAAAGATGATAATTTTCCTTCCCCTTGTGGAATATGAACTTTGCGTTCTGCTTTTAAGTGTCATTGTTTGTACTAGTTTACTCATTAAAATCCAGGTTGGATCTGTAGTTTGAAGACTAAAATAAAGTGATTTAAATATCTATATTTAGTCTAAACTATGAATAAAATGATTCATCTAAATGCTCCAGTTCCAGTTCCAGGAATTTTTGAAGCTACCAATACCTAGCTCCAAGTGCTCCAAGCTCTGCTAAGAACGGctttaaaagaaagaaaaaagtagCAAGAAAGACTTCTTAGACATCATCTGTTCTTGCTATTCTTTGGTCATATGGTTCACATTGAGCTGCAGCTATATATCTGCTTAATACTGTATCTGATTTACTGTACCGGCTTAGTTATTCATTTTGATTGCTAATACCTGTGATGTAAACAATCTTGTGTTTCCAGGTTGGACTTCTACTTCAAGCATTAGGTTACCCACCAACTACAATAATATTCTTGGCTGGTTCTGAGACTTTTGGTGGACAGAGAATGCTCATTCCTCTACGAGCTATGTTTGCCAACCTAGTGGATCGAACTTCATTATGTAGTCAGAAGGAGCTGTCTGATTTAGTTGGGCCAGAAGATCCTCTAGCCTCAGATTTGCCGCAGTCCCCACCTCCCAAAAGTGAAAAACAACTCATCGAAGAATGGAAGAGAGCAGGGCCTCGTCCAAGACCAttgcctccacctcctgcaAGGCCATTCTATGCCCATGAGAAGGAAGGCTGGTATGGTTGGATTGGTGAGAATGACACAGAACCGGATGCTTCATCGATTGAATTCAGGAGGCAAGCGCACCGGTTGCTCTGGGATGCCCTTGATTATTTTGTATCTGTTGAAGCTGATGCCTTCTTCCCTGGGTTTCACAATGATGGGAGTGGTTGGCCGGACTACTCAAGTTTGATCATGGGGCATCGGTTATACCAAACACCTTCTGGTGTAACCTACAGGCCTGACAGGTACGACGCCATTATATTTTTACAGTTACATACTTTGTGTATAGCTTAAAAGATTCCTCTCTCAATCTTCAGCCATTAGAAATGCATTCCATATCTATTAAATTGCATAGGAAAAAAATTGTAATCGGCATTAGTGGTAGTAAAGTAGCCTTCAGGTTGCAAGTGGATAACTGTTAAACTTGGAACAAACACAAGCTTTGTAAATTGTAAGATCATTAAGGTTACTTGATTGTTTGGTAGTATACTATGGGTCAAGCATTATCAATTATAGCACCATTTGTTATGTAGTTTTGCATGATGATCATTCTCCCTCTTTTTAATCAACAGAAAGATTGTTGCTGCGCTGTTTGAAAATGTTAGCGATCATCGGTATCATCCACCACGAAATTGGACAATTGCTGCACGTGAGCACCTCAACAGGAGTGCAGGTGTGGAAGGCGTCGTGTCATCAGCTATGTTATCGAGACCTGTATCTTTTCTCTCGCACCCATTGCCAGAGTGCTCTTGCATAACACCAAAATCACCTGCTGTTCAACCAGTGAAAGACAGGAATGGCAGACTCCTATTTGGAGGTGAGGAAGAGTGTCCTGAATGGATGGCGCGCCACCTGGCAATGGCGTCTGCCAAGAATAGTGAACCTCAAAACGAGGACTATGAGGATGAGTTGCCTGAAGATGACTCTAGCCCAGGCACGCAGCAGGAATCTGACAGAAGTGATGCAAATAAATCTTCGGAGCAAGACGAAGAGATGGATCCAGATGATTAGAGATGCGGAGCATGTATGTATGGCGCACCTTTTAACCGCTGTCAGCTCCAGGTTACTCCAGCAACGCAAGCAATACACTCCAAGAATCTCCTGGACCAGCGGGCATCATCTTGCATTGCAGCAACACATCAGCAACCGGAACAGTCCCATGATGATAAGATTGTCGATCTCGAGAGTTTGCCTGGATTATGCTTGGTACGCGACCAGGCTTCAATAGAAACTAACACTTTGTTCTCTTCATGCCTcactcttcttcttttttcttttttttttttggatttattttttGTGGGCACAGCCCAAAGAAATTGTTTGTGTACAAAATTACAAATGTCTATTAACTGGGGATACACTATTTTTTGGGGTGAGTCTGATATCTAGCATTTACGAGGTAGTGAGATTGGCTTCTGGCCTGTTGATCTACCTCTGTAGAATACAGGACAGGCTTTGCCGTTTTGCCCCCTCAATTGCGTGCGTGTGAGTTTGTTAAGCAGATCTGTACTTGGTTGTCTTGTTGATTGCCAAAGAGTTTGCTTACGGAGTTGGCGCCGCATGGTTTGTGCTACGAATCTGGAAATGGTGTGTACAAAAATTATTGTGTTTCGCATCAAAATCTGCTCAGGCCTTTTGGGCCTGGACCACATCCAGCCTTTTTCGTTTGCAATTTCGGTTCCGGCAGCCCAAGTACAATGTAACTGCAAAACTCATCTGGCCAGGCCAGTACCTACTGCTCCTGTCCATCATTCCTGCTGCGAGCCGCCCATCTCCGGTCCCTTCCCTCTCTTGCAACAACAAACAAGCTGACGGCAATGGTGTCTTCCCGTGCGGCCATGAGCCATCGGCCTCCTCCGGAGCAGGTGGTCCCCAACCCCAACCTCGACTCCCTctcccgctcctacgccgccgccaacgccacGCACCATGGTAAGGTCGGCGGCACCATCTCCGTCAACGGCAGCTTCGACACCATGCACTGGCACGCGCCCTCCGACCACACCATCAACGGCCAGCGGTTGAGCTCCACCTCGTCCACAAGGAAAGCATTTGATAGCATCcacaaggaaaggaaaggataGAAAGGAAACAGAGGGCGCTTACAAAATTACAGGATGGGTTCAAAACTGAAAACTTGTGATAAATTTCTGTACAGATAGTGCACCTGCAAGACCACCAAATGCCAAAATTTGTCAATCCAAACCCCAATTTCTAATTGCAGCTCAACTACAGCAACCAGACCGAAAGCCACACGTCAACTACCCCCGGCACGCGCTACAACGGCCCAGATCTCGCCACGCGTCCGTCGTCCTCCATCTCCGCCGCCcactccgccgcccgcctccccgACGCGAACCGCCGCATGCCTCCCAGCCCCggcaccgcctccgccggcacctcgtcctcctcctccacctccttcgtctccctccgcctcgccgcctcaGCCAGAGGCGGCaaagacgacggcggcggcggggactgGTCGACGCACTCCACGGCGCTGTTCCTGGACCGGCTGCGCCGCATCAAGAACCCGAACCCGCCGCAGCACCCCGGCGGTGGCCTCGAGCTCCCGCGCGTCCTCGGCGGGCGGCCGAGGCGCGCGCGCTCGCGGTCGGAGAGGACCTTCCCGATGCAGGAGACCTTCGGGGACCCGGGCTCCGGGACGGCCGCCTTgtgcgcgcgcccgccgccgccggtcttgGCCTTCTTGGGGAAGATGGCCGGCGGGTAGTGGtgctgccgccgcgcgccgccgagctTCCCCGAGAGCCCGATGATGGGCGCGGCCGTCGGCTTGAGGTTGCCGGAGAACCGCTGCGAGGAGCCGTTGTTGTGGTGGGGGTGGTTCTTGAGGAGGCACTTGGGGTTGGTGTTCTCCTTGAGGGAGTCGTCGCGGTCGTAGACGCCGTTGATCTCGGACCAGGCGATGTCGTCGCCCATGCGGAGGCGCGAGGACTCCGGCGGGTCGCCGGCGCGCGAGGCGGCCATGGGGAGAGGCGGGTACCACGACGATGGCGTTGGGGCGAGGGGAAAGAATTGGAAATCGCTCCGTTCCGGTGGCGTGTGGCGAGGTTTTTAAGGAGCTGTGCGTTGTTGACTCGTCGGGATTGCTGTGCTTGGGGTGGATGCCACGAGCGACGAACCATTTCCTCTCTGTTCCGTGGACCTGGTCTATAAAGAGTAGTACTGCATGGATTTCCAGCACTAGGATTTCATTAAACGTATGTAGGTGGTTTCATGACGAAAATTATAATTCAGCGGCTAAAagtcaatttcagaaaaatataTCATATCATATTATATTTAAAGTTCAAATATGCctgactttttttaaaaaaaatgtatctGACTTCACTTGAACAGTTGATGTTAATTGTATTCTCAAACTAAAGACTAAACTAAAAACCAGCAAGCAGCCATCGGTCCATGGACTAGGCTTAGGTAGATagaggaattttttttctctctccctgAAGAGAGGGACATTGCACCGTATTGAGACGGGCAGTTGGTGTTAGCGCTGAATAATGTAACCTTGAGATTAACGACAGGTTAGCTGCTTGCCTGAGACCTGCTAGACGCTAGTCCTGGGGTGCAGCCGTTTGGCGCCGCCTTCTTGTCATCAGGGCTGAGGCAGCCTTCCCTGAATTCCCGCGGTTTCTTTGACCTTGGACTCTGCAGCGCACCAACAACTGGTACTGCCAATCGCTTCCCAGCAAAGGATTTGCAGTCATGCACTGAACAGAGCGAAGGTTAACCAGGTTTGCCCGTCCCCCTTTTTTCTCAAATTGACACGAAATGCAAAAGTGGTGGTGGCTTGTGTTGCCTCTGAATTTTCACTGACTTGTCGATCTTTACCCATTTTCCAGCACTGACCTTTTGCCCCCTTGCGAAGATTGTCAAAGGGAATTATTGGGCATGCAGTAGACTTGGCCTACGAGAAGGAGAAGGCGTGCAGGGACTGCATGATAAGCTGATAAACACAAGCAGCTGCATGGCCGACTCATGGTCACTTGGTCATCAGTTTTGACACCCAAAGTTTAGCAAAAAGAACTGGGAGGGAGTGCTTTTGTGTTGCCGTGTCCCTTGCAGTTGTATGTAGCAAACTAGGAGACTAGTCTGGCTCTAATTCACATATATATTTCCTGGGCAATTTTGTCGCTGatttcttctctctttctttcgtTTTTTTAGAAATACTGTACCTCTGAGCAATGACAGTGTATTCACTTACTGTACGTGGTTTCCCTGAACAAGTACGGAGTTGTACCCACAACTTGAGCTCGTTGTACCTGTACAAACAGCAGATTCATGTCTAGTCAACTGCACGACACTACTACCATTCTACCAATCTACTAGTAGTACAGTGCTCTAGATTTCCGCCACTGGTTCCAGAAAGCTGACCTACTTTGACTCGAGCTGTCTCTTTATCCGCGTCTCATTCAGCACCAGTCACTCCGCTCAGTTTCTCATGATTTCAACATTCGGTTTTCtggaacaaacaaaaaaaaacggATGGTAGAAAATTCGTGACCTTTCGCAAGTACTAGGAAATAAAACCAATGCAAATGCTGCCTACCCTCGGCACAATCTTTGCCCCTGCCATTTTCAGAGACAAAGCTGGCATTTTTTTCAACTTTTACTCTGACTTTTTTTTCGTAGTAAAAAGAAAGACGACGCATGATTACTAGCGTAAGACATGAGAGCAGCAAGTAAGCGACGCGGAAAGCAGCTGGATTTGAATATACAAACTGAATTCCATGGGCGATTCAAACAAAGCAACAATATAAAATATCATACTCCGTACTTTTAGTAGCTAGTTCGGCATGGTCGTCAGACTCTTTTGGTCTTTAGCAGCCGCCGCTGGTGCTGCAAAGAAAAAGACGCCAGCCAAAGCGAAATCCAAGGAATCAGAGTATCAGTTAAAGAATGACTCGACCAGCACACAAGACAAACCAGAAATCCGCTGCAACTGCAAAGCTTTTCCCCCTTTTCCGTTTGAGTTTTAGCCTGCAGCACCGCTGGAGTTTGTacttgtggccatgcagcaatGGCAACCTGATAAGAAATTGGAATTATATGTCGGTAGCTACATGCGATGCCTCCTAATTACTGTACGATAGAAACGTCGTGCTTTTCTCGAAGACaggaaaataatttttttttccaggaaTACGCTGGACAGCTGCGTACCTTTATATTAAGAAGGAAAAATTAAACATTACAACGCGGAACTATCGGACGCACACACGCGATTTGTTATTTGGTATTAGATTACATAGCAAATAAAGCAACTTAAAAACCACAAGCAACTAgcaactcaaacaaacagcTTGGACACAGCGTCAGCCGTTTCCTGATAGCACTAGCTATAAGCTACGTCATCGGTGACCGAGCGCGTGCCTCTCACGCTCCAAGCATACCAGTAGGGAACACGCGCGGTCAAAAAGGAACGTCTTCATCAGGGTCCGGTCTGCACACCTGGCTGGAAGCCTGGAGTCTTCTAGAAGCCTCTCGGATCGATCAAACGTGTCATCGGTCTCCTAGGGGCTAGTGCTAGTGGTTCTAGGACTGGCGAACAAATTGACCGAGCACCTGCAACAACTAGCGATAGTGGTGCGGTGGAAAAGGACTGAGAATAACGGAGGTCCGCCCTGACGTCACTGTGCGTTGGTTTTACAGTACCACACACA
This portion of the Setaria viridis chromosome 7, Setaria_viridis_v4.0, whole genome shotgun sequence genome encodes:
- the LOC117863964 gene encoding protein EMBRYO SAC DEVELOPMENT ARREST 30 isoform X3, whose product is MLPWLFLRYKQQLVQKASGCCVLPSSFQILVLFSARPLNIASPLFQPCSPKFKSFSYLYDEDHFVDALSNDVAIVRGLPKDLREARKKIKFPTVSPRNSATPEYYITEVLPRLVKSKVIGIIVNGGNCLKSILPASLEEFQRLRCRVAFHALRLRPQIQALGSQIVGRLRASGRPYLAYHPGLLRDTLAFHGCAELFQDIHTELIQYRRNQMIKRGTVKEPLTVDSVSRKMAGLCPLMPEEVGLLLQALGYPPTTIIFLAGSETFGGQRMLIPLRAMFANLVDRTSLCSQKELSDLVGPEDPLASDLPQSPPPKSEKQLIEEWKRAGPRPRPLPPPPARPFYAHEKEGWYGWIGENDTEPDASSIEFRRQAHRLLWDALDYFVSVEADAFFPGFHNDGSGWPDYSSLIMGHRLYQTPSGVTYRPDRKIVAALFENVSDHRYHPPRNWTIAAREHLNRSAGVEGVVSSAMLSRPVSFLSHPLPECSCITPKSPAVQPVKDRNGRLLFGGEEECPEWMARHLAMASAKNSEPQNEDYEDELPEDDSSPGTQQESDRSDANKSSEQDEEMDPDD
- the LOC117863965 gene encoding uncharacterized protein is translated as MAASRAGDPPESSRLRMGDDIAWSEINGVYDRDDSLKENTNPKCLLKNHPHHNNGSSQRFSGNLKPTAAPIIGLSGKLGGARRQHHYPPAIFPKKAKTGGGGRAHKAAVPEPGSPKVSCIGKVLSDRERARLGRPPRTRGSSRPPPGCCGGFGFLMRRSRSRNSAVECVDQSPPPPSSLPPLAEAARRRETKEVEEEDEVPAEAVPGLGGMRRFASGRRAAEWAAEMEDDGRVARSGPL
- the LOC117863964 gene encoding protein EMBRYO SAC DEVELOPMENT ARREST 30 isoform X5; this translates as MLPWLFLRYKQQLVQKASDALSNDVAIVRGLPKDLREARKKIKFPTVSPRNSATPEYYITEVLPRLVKSKVIGIIVNGGNCLKSILPASLEEFQRLRCRVAFHALRLRPQIQALGSQIVGRLRASGRPYLAYHPGLLRDTLAFHGCAELFQDIHTELIQYRRNQMIKRGTVKEPLTVDSVSRKMAGLCPLMPEEVGLLLQALGYPPTTIIFLAGSETFGGQRMLIPLRAMFANLVDRTSLCSQKELSDLVGPEDPLASDLPQSPPPKSEKQLIEEWKRAGPRPRPLPPPPARPFYAHEKEGWYGWIGENDTEPDASSIEFRRQAHRLLWDALDYFVSVEADAFFPGFHNDGSGWPDYSSLIMGHRLYQTPSGVTYRPDRKIVAALFENVSDHRYHPPRNWTIAAREHLNRSAGVEGVVSSAMLSRPVSFLSHPLPECSCITPKSPAVQPVKDRNGRLLFGGEEECPEWMARHLAMASAKNSEPQNEDYEDELPEDDSSPGTQQESDRSDANKSSEQDEEMDPDD
- the LOC117863964 gene encoding protein EMBRYO SAC DEVELOPMENT ARREST 30 isoform X1 produces the protein MLLKSKFKLATAIGIMLSMLSLLVHLFLANYSAGGITKGSMRMDDVLPFGPRPRPRRLWGPLSKLDHLHPFAKPIKPYAAPSKHNGFIYAKIYGGFEKIQSSICDLVAVARLLNATLVIPEIQATTRAKGISPKFKSFSYLYDEDHFVDALSNDVAIVRGLPKDLREARKKIKFPTVSPRNSATPEYYITEVLPRLVKSKVIGIIVNGGNCLKSILPASLEEFQRLRCRVAFHALRLRPQIQALGSQIVGRLRASGRPYLAYHPGLLRDTLAFHGCAELFQDIHTELIQYRRNQMIKRGTVKEPLTVDSVSRKMAGLCPLMPEEVGLLLQALGYPPTTIIFLAGSETFGGQRMLIPLRAMFANLVDRTSLCSQKELSDLVGPEDPLASDLPQSPPPKSEKQLIEEWKRAGPRPRPLPPPPARPFYAHEKEGWYGWIGENDTEPDASSIEFRRQAHRLLWDALDYFVSVEADAFFPGFHNDGSGWPDYSSLIMGHRLYQTPSGVTYRPDRKIVAALFENVSDHRYHPPRNWTIAAREHLNRSAGVEGVVSSAMLSRPVSFLSHPLPECSCITPKSPAVQPVKDRNGRLLFGGEEECPEWMARHLAMASAKNSEPQNEDYEDELPEDDSSPGTQQESDRSDANKSSEQDEEMDPDD
- the LOC117863964 gene encoding protein EMBRYO SAC DEVELOPMENT ARREST 30 isoform X4 yields the protein MLLPVSIMVLFMQRSMVALRRYNLQLLNATLVIPEIQATTRAKGISPKFKSFSYLYDEDHFVDALSNDVAIVRGLPKDLREARKKIKFPTVSPRNSATPEYYITEVLPRLVKSKVIGIIVNGGNCLKSILPASLEEFQRLRCRVAFHALRLRPQIQALGSQIVGRLRASGRPYLAYHPGLLRDTLAFHGCAELFQDIHTELIQYRRNQMIKRGTVKEPLTVDSVSRKMAGLCPLMPEEVGLLLQALGYPPTTIIFLAGSETFGGQRMLIPLRAMFANLVDRTSLCSQKELSDLVGPEDPLASDLPQSPPPKSEKQLIEEWKRAGPRPRPLPPPPARPFYAHEKEGWYGWIGENDTEPDASSIEFRRQAHRLLWDALDYFVSVEADAFFPGFHNDGSGWPDYSSLIMGHRLYQTPSGVTYRPDRKIVAALFENVSDHRYHPPRNWTIAAREHLNRSAGVEGVVSSAMLSRPVSFLSHPLPECSCITPKSPAVQPVKDRNGRLLFGGEEECPEWMARHLAMASAKNSEPQNEDYEDELPEDDSSPGTQQESDRSDANKSSEQDEEMDPDD
- the LOC117863964 gene encoding protein EMBRYO SAC DEVELOPMENT ARREST 30 isoform X2, translating into MKELVSIKRPRPRRLWGPLSKLDHLHPFAKPIKPYAAPSKHNGFIYAKIYGGFEKIQSSICDLVAVARLLNATLVIPEIQATTRAKGISPKFKSFSYLYDEDHFVDALSNDVAIVRGLPKDLREARKKIKFPTVSPRNSATPEYYITEVLPRLVKSKVIGIIVNGGNCLKSILPASLEEFQRLRCRVAFHALRLRPQIQALGSQIVGRLRASGRPYLAYHPGLLRDTLAFHGCAELFQDIHTELIQYRRNQMIKRGTVKEPLTVDSVSRKMAGLCPLMPEEVGLLLQALGYPPTTIIFLAGSETFGGQRMLIPLRAMFANLVDRTSLCSQKELSDLVGPEDPLASDLPQSPPPKSEKQLIEEWKRAGPRPRPLPPPPARPFYAHEKEGWYGWIGENDTEPDASSIEFRRQAHRLLWDALDYFVSVEADAFFPGFHNDGSGWPDYSSLIMGHRLYQTPSGVTYRPDRKIVAALFENVSDHRYHPPRNWTIAAREHLNRSAGVEGVVSSAMLSRPVSFLSHPLPECSCITPKSPAVQPVKDRNGRLLFGGEEECPEWMARHLAMASAKNSEPQNEDYEDELPEDDSSPGTQQESDRSDANKSSEQDEEMDPDD